A section of the Apostichopus japonicus isolate 1M-3 chromosome 1, ASM3797524v1, whole genome shotgun sequence genome encodes:
- the LOC139971413 gene encoding 2-aminomuconic semialdehyde dehydrogenase-like, which produces MEVVAAKKRKTMALEVQNFIGGEFIPAKTHLDSFNPATGEVWVKIPDSGKEEIDLAVKSAKQAFPSWSSLSPEVRGQHLHKIADILESRLDEFAEIESRDQGKPVGLAKKVDIPRAVLTLRFFATAIQHTLNDSTVQSKFGVFNYTTKNPIGVAGLISPWNLPLYLLTLKIGPCIAVGNTCICKPSEMTSVSAWMLCEVMKQAGLPPGVVNMVFGYGHKVGQSMVEHPEIPVISFTGGTATGKKIISSSAANFKKLSLELGGKNAAIIFDDADLEQCIPMAVRSSFTNQGEVCIATSRIFVQEKLYPRFLELFIEATRKLKVGPPTESTTDVGALISKEHLAKVKGYVDIAIEEGGRIECGERSQDEELSLPESHRNGYFMRPTVITNLKDTSRCMQEEIFGPVTCVVPFQTEEEVIERANGVQFGLCASVWTTDLGTAHRVAHKLEVGAVWTNCGLIRDLNMPFGGIKASGIGRESAKESLNFYTEDKTICIKMT; this is translated from the exons ATGGAGGTTGTAGCagcaaagaaaaggaaaacaatggCACTGGAGGTACAAAATTTCATCGGTGGGGAGTTCATCCCTGCTAAAACTCACTTAGATAGTTTCAACCCAGCTACTGGTGAAGTTTGGGTGAAAATTCCGGATAGTGGAAAGGAAGAAATTGACTTAGCAGTGAAGTCGGCGAAACAGGCATTTCCCAG TTGGTCATCTTTGAGTCCAGAGGTCCGAGGTCAGCATTTGCACAAGATTGCGGACATTCTCGAGTCCCGACTCGACGAGTTTGCTGAGATAGAATCCCGAGACCAAGGAAAACCGGTTGGACTGGCCAAGAAGGTAGACATCCCCAGAGCTGTCCTAACCTTGAGGTTTTTTGCAACAGCAATTCAGCACACACTGAATGA TTCAACAGTACAGAGTAAGTTTGGTGTTTTCAACTATACGACTAAGAATCCCATCGGTGTAGCCGGGCTGATCAGTCCCTGGAATCTGCCTCTCTACTTACTCACCCTCAAGATTGGTCCGTGCATTGCAGTCGGTAACACGTGCATCTGTAAACCAAGTGAAATGACCTCAGTCTCTGCATGGATGTTATGTGAGGTCATGAAACAAGCAG GACTTCCTCCTGGTGTGGTCAACATGGTGTTTGGCTACGGACACAAAGTCGGCCAATCAATGGTTGAACATCCTGAGATTCCAGTCATTTCGTTCACTGGTGGCACTGCAACCGGCAAGAAAATTATTAGCAGCAGCGCTGCAAACTTCAAGAAATTGTCCTTAGAG CTCGGAGGTAAGAATGCTGCTATAATATTTGACGATGCTGATTTAGAGCAGTGCATTCCAATGGCCGTTCGTTCCAGTTTCACCAATCAAGGAGAGGTCTGTATCGCCACCAGCAGGATCTTCGTCCAGGAGAAACTCTATCCAAGGTTTTTGGAACTGTTCATAGAAGCTACAAG AAAACTTAAAGTTGGACCGCCAACGGAAAGCACCACTGATGTAGGGGCCCTGATCAGTAAAGAACACTtggcaaaggtcaaaggttatgtgGACATAGCTATTGAAGAAGGAGGTCGCATTGAATGTGGAGAAAGAAGCCAAGATGAGGAATTATCTCTTCCAGAAAGTCATCGAAAT GGTTATTTCATGAGGCCAACTGTGATCACCAACTTAAAAGATACCTCAAGGTGCATGCAAGAAGAGATATTTGGCCCTGTCACATGTGTGGTACCATTTCAGACCGAAGAAGAAGTCATTGAAAGGGCCAATGGAGTACAGTTTGGCCTTTGTGCCTCTGTTTGGACCACGGACCTGGGTACAGCTCATCGGGTAGCTCATAAACTTGAG GTTGGTGCAGTTTGGACCAATTGTGGGCTGATTCGCGATCTTAACATGCCTTTCGGAGGAATCAAAGCTTCTGGGATCGGTCGAGAGAGTGCCAAGGAATCCTTAAACTTCTACACCGAAGATAAGACTATTTGCATCAAGATGACCTGA
- the LOC139971807 gene encoding uncharacterized protein has protein sequence MVSGFYLPKYLEATRVISWYWNQFFKGVCLYPGLTYVFYFFKTVCYPGLTFVFYFFKTVCNPGLTYVLYFFNGVCYPGLTYVVYFFKTVCYPGLTFVFYFFKTVCYPGLTYVLYFFKTVCYPGLTYVVYFFKTVCYPGLTFVFYFFKTVCNPGLTFVFYFFKTVCYPGLTFVFYFFKTVCYPGLTFVFYFFKTVCYPGLTFVLYFFKSVCYPGLTFVFYFFKTVCYPGLTFVFYFFKSVCYPGLTFVFYFFKSVCYPGLTFVFYFFKTVCYPGLTFVFYFFTGVCYPGLTFVFYSLRLFVIQVSHLCSISLRVFVIQVSHLCSISLRVFVIQVSHLCYISLRVFVIQVSHLCSIL, from the exons ATGGTTTCAGGG TTTTATTTACCAAAATACCTTGAGGCAACAAGAGTAATTTCTTGGTATTGGAACCAATTCTTCAAGGGTGTTTGTTTATATCCAGGTCTCACATATGTGTTCTATTTCTTTAAGACTGTTTGTTATCCAGGTCTCACATTTGTGTTCTATTTCTTTAAGACTGTTTGTAATCCAGGTCTCACATATGTGCTCTATTTCTTTAATGGTGTTTGTTATCCAGGTCTCACATATGTGGTCTATTTCTTTAAGACTGTTTGTTATCCAGGTCTCACATTTGTGTTCTATTTCTTTAAGACTGTTTGTTATCCAGGTCTCACATATGTGCTCTATTTCTTTAAGACTGTTTGTTATCCAGGTCTCACATATGTGGTCTATTTCTTTAAGACTGTTTGTTATCCAGGTCTCACATTTGTGTTCTATTTCTTTAAGACTGTTTGTAATCCAGGTCTCACATTTGTGTTCTATTTCTTTAAGACTGTTTGTTATCCAGGTCTCACATTTGTGTTCTATTTCTTTAAGACTGTTTGTTATCCAGGTCTCACATTTGTGTTCTATTTCTTTAAGACTGTTTGTTATCCAGGTCTCACATTTGTGCTCTATTTCTTTAAGAGTGTTTGTTATCCAGGTCTCACATTTGTGTTCTATTTCTTTAAGACTGTTTGTTATCCAGGTCTCACATTTGTGTTCTATTTCTTTAAGAGTGTTTGTTATCCAGGTCTCACATTTGTGTTCTATTTCTTTAAGAGTGTTTGTTATCCAG GTCTCACATTTGTGTTCTATTTCTTTAAGACTGTTTGTTATCCAGGTCTCACATTTGTGTTCTATTTCTTTACTGGTGTTTGTTATCCAGGTCTCACATTTGTGTTCTATTCTTTAAGACTGTTTGTTATCCAGGTCTCACATTTGTGTTCTATTTCTTTAAGAGTGTTTGTTATCCAGGTCTCACATTTGTGTTCTATTTCTTTAAGAGTGTTTGTTATCCAGGTCTCACATTTGTGTTATATTTCTTTAAGAGTGTTTGTTATCCAGGTCTCACATTTGTGTTCTATTCTTTAA